In Xyrauchen texanus isolate HMW12.3.18 chromosome 45, RBS_HiC_50CHRs, whole genome shotgun sequence, a single window of DNA contains:
- the LOC127637302 gene encoding apoptosis facilitator Bcl-2-like protein 14, whose amino-acid sequence MDEEQSNGDVQVPASDSPEYKLLIAYTRKRRPTDARLQKNRTESKTCSPEAPEDHIQLQKRKKKGKFPVFLKCFKPSRNEDDCYLRQPAAIEDETVDDVEEMASKLTDISNSVHFTPCELEDDCGKDDIVQRIVELLREHGDKLDEKMKADKEFSQALQSSMTYSFFEKVMDTFFRRVTPEELPPQEEKEDTEVALICEATNQLFGVDHHPMNRVLGFGAKYLQHKFPTWINRNTGNVDDVDESDEEVQ is encoded by the exons AT GGATGAGGAGCAAAGCAACGGTGATGTGCAGGTCCCCGCTTCGGACAGTCCGGAATACAAACTCCTGATTGCGTACACGCGCAAGAGAAGACCCACAGACGCGCGGCTGCAGAAGAACAGAACCGAGAGCAAGACTTGTTCACCTGAAGCACCCGAAGACCACATTCAACtacaaaaaaggaagaaaaaagggAAATTTCCTGTATTCCTGAAGTGTTTTAAACCCAGTAGAAATGAAGATGATTGTTACCTCCGACAGCCAGCAGCAATTGAAG ATGAAACGGTGGACGATGTGGAGGAGATGGCCAGTAAACTGACGGATATATCAAACTCTGTGCACTTCACTCCATGTGAATTAGAAGATGATTGTGGTAAAGACG ATATCGTGCAAAGAATTGTGGAGCTGCTACGAGAACATGGTGACAAACTGGATGAAAAG ATGAAGGCAGACAAGGAATTCAGTCAAGCGCTGCAATCCTCTATGACCTATAGCTTCTTTGAGAAAGTGATGGACACATTCTTTAGAAGAGTTACCCCAGAGGAGCTGCCGCCACAGGAGGAAAAAGAGGATACCGAAGTGGCTCTGATTTGTGAAGCCACAAATCAGCTCTTTGGTGTTGATCACCACCCAATGAACCGGGTGCTGGGCTTTGGTGCCAAGTACCTACAGCACAAATTCCCCACCTGGATTAACAGAAATACTGGCAAT GTAGACGACGTTGATGAATCTGATGAGGAAGTCCAATAA